A genome region from Megalobrama amblycephala isolate DHTTF-2021 linkage group LG18, ASM1881202v1, whole genome shotgun sequence includes the following:
- the mrps12 gene encoding 28S ribosomal protein S12, mitochondrial-like: MSFLGSLRPVLSSVLQASHSVPFWSGPLFTRTMATLNQMHRRGKPPPTRPKISATFGHPQLKAVVLKTMIRKPKKPNSANRKCARVRLSNGQEAVVYIPGEGHNLQEHNVVLVKGGRTQDLPGVKLKVVRGKYDCAHVVKKKQ, from the exons atgtcTTTTCTTGGAAGTCTGAGACCAGTGCTCTCGTCTGTTTTGCAGG CATCGCACTCTGTACCTTTCTGGTCTGGACCCCTCTTCACCAGGACCATGGCCACTCTGAATCAGATGCACCGTAGGGGCAAACCTCCCCCTACTCGCCCTAAGATCAGTGCCACTTTTGGGCATCCACAGCTCAAAGCTGTAGTTCTGAAGACCATGATCAGGAAACCCAAGAAGCCCAACTCAGCCAACCGCAAGTGTGCACGAGTACGTCTTTCCAATGGTCAAGAAGCTGTTGTGTACATCCCAGGTGAAGGACACAACCTCCAGGAGCACAATGTGGTGCTGGTAAAAGGAGGGAGGACACAGGACTTACCAGGGGTCAAACTCAAGGTGGTCAGGGGCAAATATGACTGTGCACATGTCGTAAAGAAGAAACAGTAA